A single genomic interval of Zobellia nedashkovskayae harbors:
- a CDS encoding prolyl oligopeptidase family serine peptidase, whose translation MKTIKILIISVSTLLLFSCSSDSVDEEVKEVDITFEDVDKSFSELVVNEGNNDYTLEVPDGLSWNFRVTAPEPSNEKKSLFINLHGAAGGSPDAHKNTSCYLEAATASINAYVISPNGGTNLWFEPINQSQVMGLTTLALKYWNIDPEKVVVTGYSNGGIGSWFFAETQPEVFSAGIPMASSYNTTNTNGEAREIPTPLYVIHAENDELFPLSETQAWVDQSVEAGSTIEFVVAGGLTHTELCEYASYFEDAVDWLTTSIWK comes from the coding sequence ATGAAAACAATTAAGATATTGATTATTTCAGTATCTACCCTTCTCCTTTTTTCATGCAGTTCTGACTCTGTCGATGAGGAAGTAAAAGAAGTAGATATTACATTTGAAGACGTAGACAAAAGCTTTTCTGAACTGGTTGTTAACGAAGGTAATAACGATTATACCTTGGAAGTTCCTGACGGACTTTCTTGGAATTTTAGAGTAACTGCCCCCGAACCTTCAAATGAAAAGAAATCTCTTTTTATTAATCTTCATGGCGCTGCCGGGGGGAGTCCAGATGCACATAAAAATACATCTTGTTATTTAGAAGCAGCTACAGCTTCAATCAATGCGTATGTAATAAGTCCGAACGGCGGAACAAATCTATGGTTTGAACCTATAAACCAATCCCAAGTTATGGGACTAACTACACTTGCCCTAAAATACTGGAATATTGACCCGGAGAAAGTAGTCGTAACAGGTTATAGCAACGGAGGCATTGGAAGCTGGTTCTTTGCAGAAACACAACCTGAAGTTTTTAGCGCAGGTATTCCAATGGCCAGTTCTTACAATACTACAAACACAAATGGGGAAGCTAGAGAAATCCCTACCCCATTATATGTAATTCACGCGGAGAACGACGAACTCTTCCCCTTATCCGAAACCCAAGCGTGGGTAGACCAATCAGTTGAAGCAGGAAGTACAATTGAATTTGTAGTAGCAGGCGGTTTAACGCACACGGAACTTTGTGAATACGCATCCTATTTTGAAGATGCTGTCGACTGGCTTACTACCTCCATCTGGAAATAG
- the rlmB gene encoding 23S rRNA (guanosine(2251)-2'-O)-methyltransferase RlmB — MDKTTQIYGIRAVIEAINANEPIDKVFVQKGLKGDLSRELEGLIRKNGINSSYVPIEKLNRLTQSNHQGVVANISPITFYELEELVESVIADKKAPLFLLLDQLSDVRNFGAIIRTAECTGVDGIIIQKKGAAPVTADTIKTSAGAAFKVPIAKVDHIKDAVYYLQASGISVVGATEKTETSVYDVNFTGPSAIIMGSEDRGISPSTLKAADHLAKLPLLGEIESLNVSVACAVFLYEAVRQRTSVKS, encoded by the coding sequence ATGGACAAAACAACTCAAATTTACGGTATACGCGCGGTCATAGAAGCTATAAATGCTAATGAACCCATAGACAAGGTGTTTGTCCAAAAAGGCCTTAAAGGTGACTTATCGCGTGAGTTAGAAGGATTGATTCGTAAAAACGGAATCAACTCTTCTTATGTGCCTATTGAAAAACTGAATCGATTGACACAAAGCAACCACCAAGGTGTTGTTGCCAATATTTCCCCTATTACCTTTTATGAACTTGAGGAACTTGTTGAATCTGTGATAGCGGACAAGAAAGCTCCTTTATTTTTATTATTAGATCAACTTTCGGATGTCCGTAATTTTGGGGCTATAATAAGAACTGCAGAATGTACCGGAGTTGATGGTATCATTATTCAGAAAAAAGGTGCTGCACCTGTAACTGCAGATACTATTAAGACTTCTGCCGGTGCCGCTTTTAAAGTGCCTATCGCAAAAGTTGACCATATTAAAGATGCCGTTTATTACTTACAGGCAAGTGGTATAAGCGTAGTTGGTGCTACCGAGAAAACGGAAACCTCCGTTTATGACGTTAATTTTACTGGGCCATCGGCTATTATTATGGGTTCTGAAGATCGAGGCATCTCCCCCTCTACCCTAAAGGCTGCGGACCATTTAGCCAAATTACCATTATTAGGTGAAATTGAGTCTTTAAATGTTTCTGTTGCTTGTGCTGTATTCTTATATGAAGCTGTAAGACAAAGAACTTCAGTTAAATCTTAA
- a CDS encoding SusC/RagA family TonB-linked outer membrane protein, whose amino-acid sequence MKVKLRGLLTLFLALIVQITFAQNKSITGAVSDESGLPLPGVNIVVQGTTTGTQTDFDGKYIISASEGQSLIFSYLGYKNETVSITTSSTINLQMTEDAQALQEVVVTAQGIKSNPRSLSYAVQSVDSDEITKARETNLVSALSSKAAGVQVTTSSGSVGASANIRIRGNTSITRSNSPLFIVDGVPIDNSSFAEDPTDSFNNSATGGSDFSNRAIDINSNDIESVNILKGIAAQTLYGLRAANGVVLITTKKGKAGKTRFTLSTSTTLSSYNKVPALQQVYSQGRHNEDGSGLEYRGPETFEGDTWGPKISDLEFDGDSSYPFDRGGRLVPAGTGNGVAARAYDQYDFFKTGDATDINLSASGGNEIVNYRASVGRLKQNGISPNEEFLRKTFRLDLGAKLSEKLRLDASGQYTNSGGTRVQRGSNISGIMLGLVRSSPTFDNGNGLTGQAAADSEATYYYDIPGSELPGQRSYRDGIYNNPYFTVAKNSNKDDVNRTIGKMGLTYDLSDAISFKSSASIDRYTDTRKIGFDVLDANFGSGRILNDVIANQDINWNFLMSLNHDFSEKLGITSSIGYDGYYTKFNRQTVIGDGMTIPGFFNLSNVETTQASENSSAKKLIGAFATATLSYNNMLFITPSFRNDWSSTLPVDSNTFQSYSIGGSFVFSELLNQDSFINYGKLRSSWGKSGNDAPVYATTTNFNGTLVGGDGFIQSTTFPAYDATSFERSSRAGNPDLKPEETTEFEIGIELSMLKSRLKFDFSYYDKETTDQIIPVDAAPSSGFLDRFDNAGVVSNTGYEVSLGGSPIRTEDFSWDVNVNWTTYENVVEELTEGVENILLTGFTSTSSRAVVGESYGVIFGSRYLRNDAGEVLIDDNGYALQDPEDGVVGDPIPDWIAGISNSFRYKGLGLSVLFDIREGGDVWCGTCGILDYFGTSEATLVRDQTTVIPGVVQSTGAVNTQVIPYSDSSVSENNNLWRRYGFGGLSEPNIHDASWIRLREITLSYDFPDKWLEGTFIDGISLSGYGRNLWLSTDYPGIDPETNLTGDTNGIGLDYFNQPNTKSYGLNVKLNF is encoded by the coding sequence ATGAAAGTAAAATTAAGAGGACTATTAACCCTTTTTCTGGCTTTAATAGTGCAAATCACTTTTGCACAAAACAAATCGATTACCGGTGCGGTGTCAGATGAAAGTGGTTTGCCGTTACCAGGGGTCAACATTGTTGTTCAAGGAACAACCACCGGTACCCAAACAGATTTTGACGGAAAATATATTATTTCCGCCAGCGAAGGTCAATCATTGATTTTTTCCTATCTAGGTTACAAAAACGAGACTGTTTCCATTACAACTTCAAGCACTATCAATCTTCAAATGACAGAAGATGCACAGGCTTTGCAAGAAGTTGTTGTTACCGCACAAGGAATTAAATCCAATCCAAGATCTTTAAGTTATGCTGTTCAAAGCGTAGATTCTGACGAAATAACAAAAGCTAGGGAAACTAATTTAGTTTCTGCTTTAAGTTCAAAGGCTGCGGGTGTACAAGTTACCACTTCTTCAGGTTCTGTAGGAGCTTCTGCAAACATTAGAATTAGAGGTAATACTTCTATTACACGTTCTAACTCACCATTATTTATAGTAGATGGTGTACCAATTGACAACTCATCTTTTGCGGAGGATCCAACGGATTCTTTTAACAATTCTGCGACAGGTGGTAGTGATTTCTCGAATCGTGCCATTGATATCAACTCAAATGATATTGAATCAGTAAACATTCTTAAGGGAATTGCAGCTCAAACCTTATACGGACTGCGAGCAGCCAATGGCGTAGTTTTGATAACCACAAAAAAAGGTAAGGCCGGTAAAACAAGGTTTACATTAAGTACTTCTACAACCTTATCTAGCTACAACAAAGTTCCTGCGTTACAACAGGTATATTCTCAAGGTAGGCATAATGAAGATGGTTCGGGCTTGGAATACAGAGGCCCTGAAACGTTTGAAGGTGATACTTGGGGACCCAAAATTTCAGATTTGGAATTTGATGGAGATTCTTCGTACCCATTTGATAGAGGTGGGCGCTTAGTTCCGGCGGGAACTGGAAACGGCGTAGCAGCAAGAGCCTATGATCAATATGACTTTTTCAAAACTGGAGATGCTACTGATATTAATTTGTCCGCAAGTGGTGGAAATGAAATTGTCAATTATCGTGCCTCGGTTGGTAGATTAAAACAAAACGGAATTTCACCAAATGAAGAATTTTTACGAAAAACGTTCAGATTAGACCTTGGAGCAAAATTGAGCGAAAAATTGAGATTGGATGCATCAGGGCAATACACCAACTCTGGTGGTACCAGAGTTCAAAGAGGATCCAATATTTCTGGTATAATGCTTGGATTAGTAAGGTCTAGTCCAACTTTTGACAATGGAAATGGTCTTACGGGACAAGCTGCAGCAGATAGTGAAGCCACTTATTACTATGACATTCCTGGATCAGAATTGCCAGGTCAAAGAAGTTATAGAGACGGAATTTATAACAACCCTTATTTTACGGTTGCTAAAAACTCCAATAAAGATGATGTTAATAGAACCATTGGTAAAATGGGACTTACTTATGATTTAAGTGATGCCATAAGTTTTAAATCATCGGCTTCCATTGACCGTTATACAGATACCAGAAAAATTGGTTTTGATGTACTAGATGCCAACTTTGGATCCGGTAGGATATTAAACGATGTTATCGCAAACCAAGATATAAACTGGAACTTCTTGATGAGTTTAAACCATGATTTTAGTGAAAAACTTGGGATTACCTCTAGTATTGGATATGATGGATATTATACTAAATTCAATAGGCAAACTGTCATTGGTGATGGAATGACAATTCCTGGTTTCTTTAATTTAAGTAATGTTGAAACCACTCAAGCCTCTGAAAATTCTAGCGCTAAGAAGCTAATCGGGGCATTCGCCACTGCTACGTTGAGCTATAACAATATGTTATTCATAACCCCATCTTTCCGTAATGACTGGTCATCTACATTACCTGTAGATAGTAACACATTTCAATCGTACTCTATAGGTGGTAGTTTTGTTTTTAGTGAACTACTTAATCAAGATTCCTTTATAAACTATGGTAAGCTAAGGAGTTCTTGGGGTAAATCAGGTAATGATGCACCTGTATATGCAACCACAACAAATTTTAATGGAACCCTAGTTGGCGGAGACGGATTTATTCAGAGTACTACATTTCCGGCGTATGATGCAACCTCTTTTGAAAGATCCTCAAGAGCTGGAAATCCTGATTTAAAACCAGAAGAAACAACTGAATTTGAGATAGGTATAGAGTTATCCATGCTTAAGAGCCGTTTAAAATTCGACTTCTCTTATTATGATAAAGAAACTACAGACCAAATAATTCCGGTGGACGCTGCTCCATCATCCGGTTTTTTAGATCGCTTTGACAATGCGGGAGTTGTTTCTAATACAGGTTATGAAGTAAGTCTAGGTGGTTCTCCAATAAGAACAGAAGATTTTTCTTGGGATGTTAATGTAAACTGGACTACTTACGAGAACGTAGTTGAAGAACTGACCGAAGGTGTAGAAAATATACTGTTAACAGGTTTTACTAGTACCAGTTCCCGTGCAGTCGTTGGCGAATCTTATGGTGTTATATTTGGTTCACGATATCTAAGAAATGATGCCGGTGAAGTGTTGATAGATGACAATGGATATGCTTTGCAAGATCCTGAAGACGGTGTTGTAGGGGACCCAATTCCTGATTGGATAGCAGGTATCAGCAACTCTTTTAGATACAAAGGTCTTGGTCTATCTGTCTTGTTTGACATTAGAGAAGGCGGAGATGTGTGGTGTGGAACTTGTGGAATTCTAGACTATTTTGGTACTTCCGAAGCAACTTTGGTTAGAGACCAGACCACTGTTATTCCAGGCGTTGTACAATCAACTGGTGCTGTTAATACACAAGTAATTCCTTATTCAGATTCTTCAGTTAGTGAGAACAATAATCTTTGGAGAAGATACGGTTTTGGAGGGCTTTCAGAACCGAATATACATGATGCATCTTGGATACGTTTACGCGAGATAACATTGTCGTATGATTTTCCAGACAAATGGCTTGAAGGCACTTTTATAGATGGCATATCTCTCTCAGGGTACGGTAGAAACCTGTGGTTAAGCACGGATTACCCAGGTATTGACCCTGAGACAAACTTAACCGGTGACACCAATGGTATAGGCTTGGATTACTTTAATCAGCCCAATACAAAAAGTTACGGCCTTAATGTAAAATTAAACTTTTAA
- a CDS encoding SusD/RagB family nutrient-binding outer membrane lipoprotein: MKTIKLILCTLFLGLFASCEITDLNTEPDSPSAESINAGAIYPGMITQTHRNSMALGGRIAGIITQHFDGLDAQQIAYAQYNIGENDLDNLWGSGLYGAGSMRDCFVIMQNNTGEVSALAKLYMAANLGATTSMWGNVPYTDAFLGDAGNLNATYDDQSELYGTIQTLLDEAIAEGVNSGVGAFMGAGATDGINWEATAHALKARYYLHLTSVNGTTAAQSALLEAQQAFASTAEQPDFVFSAPAQNANPLALFDNDRPGTIGFSSSLNTLMAGDPRLPLYTTDGSTFAGEEGLFWGQLDSPTPLISYWEVKFIEAEAIIRTAGSDADALAALQDAVLSNMLYIGIDQADADAYVNALSLSGSEADKIETIIVEKYKSLYGNAPLEVWVDYRRTGFPDLIPNPDAVPGVNPSGVIPRRFLYPITERTTNLINYEAAISAQGGHLLDDDLWAFPSN, encoded by the coding sequence ATGAAGACAATAAAATTAATACTTTGTACACTATTTTTAGGTCTATTTGCTTCATGTGAAATCACTGACTTAAATACCGAACCTGATAGTCCTTCAGCAGAATCTATCAATGCAGGTGCTATATACCCTGGTATGATAACTCAAACCCATAGAAATTCAATGGCGTTAGGTGGAAGAATAGCTGGAATAATAACGCAACATTTTGATGGCCTAGATGCTCAACAAATTGCATATGCCCAATACAATATTGGAGAAAATGATTTAGACAATTTATGGGGCTCCGGTCTTTATGGAGCGGGTTCTATGAGGGATTGCTTTGTTATAATGCAAAACAATACCGGAGAGGTTAGTGCGTTGGCCAAATTATATATGGCCGCTAATTTAGGGGCGACTACAAGTATGTGGGGAAATGTACCTTATACAGATGCGTTTCTAGGCGATGCCGGAAACTTAAACGCTACATACGATGACCAATCTGAGCTTTATGGTACGATTCAAACTCTACTAGATGAAGCTATTGCAGAAGGTGTTAATTCTGGCGTAGGGGCATTTATGGGAGCGGGGGCAACAGATGGTATCAACTGGGAAGCTACTGCACATGCTCTGAAAGCACGTTATTATTTACACTTAACTTCTGTTAATGGCACCACCGCAGCGCAAAGTGCTCTTCTTGAAGCACAACAAGCATTTGCCAGTACGGCCGAACAACCAGATTTTGTATTTAGTGCCCCGGCGCAAAATGCGAATCCGCTTGCACTTTTCGATAATGACAGACCTGGAACTATAGGCTTTTCTAGTTCACTCAATACTCTAATGGCCGGAGACCCAAGATTACCTTTATATACTACAGACGGGTCAACTTTCGCTGGAGAGGAAGGTCTTTTCTGGGGGCAACTAGATTCTCCAACCCCACTTATTTCCTATTGGGAGGTGAAATTCATAGAGGCCGAAGCTATTATTAGAACTGCAGGATCAGATGCAGACGCCTTGGCCGCACTACAGGACGCAGTACTTTCTAATATGCTTTACATTGGTATAGATCAGGCTGACGCTGACGCCTATGTAAATGCATTAAGCCTTTCAGGTAGTGAAGCCGATAAAATAGAGACTATCATCGTAGAGAAATATAAATCTTTATACGGAAATGCCCCATTAGAAGTGTGGGTAGACTATCGTAGAACAGGTTTTCCGGATTTGATTCCAAATCCAGATGCCGTTCCTGGTGTGAATCCTTCTGGAGTAATTCCAAGAAGGTTCTTATACCCTATCACTGAACGGACTACTAATTTAATTAATTACGAAGCTGCTATTTCAGCTCAAGGCGGTCATTTATTAGACGATGACTTATGGGCTTTCCCAAGTAATTAG
- a CDS encoding rhomboid family intramembrane serine protease → MSENTYFKFTNSVIIAPMLAVITIWAVFWVELRYKINLNDYGIYPQRVSGLKGIIFSPFIHGSLEHLYNNTIPLAILTASLFYFYRSIALRVLLIGILISGLFTWAMGRPSYHIGVSGVIYLLASFIFFKGIFTKHYRLVALSLIVVFIYGSMLWYIFPVEDGISWEGHLGGFLGGLLLAFTLKTEVPPVKKYDWEKEDYDEEADAFLRQFDENGNFIELPPEEVVPDKGIQITYHFKENKDNDVVE, encoded by the coding sequence ATGTCTGAAAACACCTATTTTAAATTTACCAATAGTGTCATTATTGCCCCTATGTTGGCAGTGATTACAATATGGGCGGTGTTTTGGGTTGAATTGCGCTATAAAATCAACCTAAATGACTACGGCATATACCCACAGCGAGTTTCGGGTTTAAAAGGCATTATTTTTAGCCCGTTTATTCATGGTTCGCTAGAACATCTCTATAATAACACTATTCCGTTAGCCATTTTGACCGCGTCGTTGTTTTATTTCTATAGAAGTATTGCGCTAAGGGTACTTTTAATAGGTATTTTAATTTCCGGTTTATTTACTTGGGCAATGGGTAGACCTTCATATCATATAGGTGTCAGTGGTGTTATCTACCTTTTAGCAAGTTTTATATTTTTTAAGGGAATTTTCACTAAGCACTATAGGTTAGTAGCCTTGTCCTTAATTGTAGTTTTTATTTATGGAAGTATGCTTTGGTATATTTTTCCCGTTGAAGATGGAATTTCTTGGGAAGGGCATTTAGGAGGGTTTCTTGGAGGACTTCTGTTAGCATTTACGTTGAAAACCGAAGTGCCGCCCGTAAAAAAATACGATTGGGAGAAAGAGGATTATGATGAAGAAGCAGATGCGTTTTTAAGGCAGTTTGATGAAAATGGAAATTTTATAGAATTACCACCCGAAGAAGTTGTTCCTGACAAAGGAATTCAAATTACATATCACTTTAAAGAAAATAAAGATAATGACGTGGTAGAGTAG